The following proteins come from a genomic window of Calorimonas adulescens:
- the ytvI gene encoding sporulation integral membrane protein YtvI, producing the protein MSTEKLSRIFYILGILFFGIILLYVGISKVLIYFLPFLIAALIAALIEPLVVRVQNWLHIPRAASSFIVLIAVLALAGFIIGYGGYQAIKELIIFSRSVGEYSSSIYNTIMQHVYNLQEYVKGLPPVQASAVQNAINQAMSYLANALQYLVNVIMGIANSIPSLIWGTVVCIVSAFFMSKDKDVILGFIIKQIPKKVIESGGYIKTDLFKTVFGFLRAELIIMTVTFLEVSFGFMLMGYKYPFLIGLAVAIIDILPVLGTGSVLVPWALILMIFYRNFTLAAYILILYGIVFFVRQMLEPRIVGKSIGLHPLVTLMAMYIGSQVMGFAGLILGPVILIAIKTFQKAGLLPKFKE; encoded by the coding sequence ATGAGTACAGAAAAACTCAGCCGTATATTTTACATACTGGGTATTCTGTTTTTTGGGATAATCCTTTTATATGTGGGAATATCAAAGGTCTTAATTTACTTCCTGCCATTTTTGATTGCTGCATTAATTGCCGCACTCATTGAGCCCCTTGTGGTAAGAGTTCAGAACTGGTTGCATATTCCACGTGCCGCTTCCTCTTTTATAGTCTTGATCGCAGTGCTGGCATTAGCAGGGTTTATAATAGGTTATGGCGGTTATCAAGCTATTAAGGAACTTATTATATTTTCACGCAGCGTAGGAGAGTACAGCAGCAGCATATACAATACAATTATGCAGCATGTGTATAACCTCCAGGAGTATGTAAAGGGCCTCCCGCCTGTTCAGGCCAGTGCCGTTCAAAATGCCATCAATCAGGCTATGTCCTATCTTGCCAATGCCCTTCAGTACCTTGTGAATGTAATTATGGGTATTGCCAATTCTATTCCATCACTTATCTGGGGAACCGTGGTGTGTATAGTATCCGCTTTTTTCATGAGCAAGGATAAGGACGTAATACTTGGCTTTATTATCAAGCAGATTCCCAAAAAGGTTATTGAAAGCGGCGGCTATATAAAGACAGACCTTTTTAAGACAGTATTTGGTTTTTTACGTGCAGAGCTTATAATCATGACCGTGACTTTTTTAGAGGTTTCTTTTGGATTTATGCTGATGGGCTACAAATATCCATTCCTCATTGGCCTGGCCGTGGCTATAATAGACATACTGCCTGTCCTTGGTACAGGTAGCGTCCTCGTCCCGTGGGCACTGATACTTATGATATTCTACAGGAACTTTACCCTTGCTGCATACATACTCATACTTTACGGCATTGTATTTTTTGTACGCCAGATGCTGGAGCCAAGAATTGTTGGAAAGAGTATAGGGCTGCACCCGCTGGTGACCCTGATGGCAATGTATATAGGAAGCCAGGTTATGGGATTTGCTGGACTCATACTGGGTCCCGTAATATTGATAGCTATAAAAACATTCCAGAAGGCCGGGCTGTTGCCAAAGTTTAAAGAATAA
- a CDS encoding alanine/ornithine racemase family PLP-dependent enzyme, with product MYPRLVVDRDKLYHNACLIKNLCSRHGIEVVAVTKGYCALKDITDVILSAGIEKLADSRILNIKRMRNECINNYIMLIRIPMLSEIADVVRYADSVLVSEMDTLRSISEECVRQGRWIEIIIMVDVGDLREGIMPEDVADFVKEASKLRRINIAGLATNVGCIGGTMPDKDNISRFIEAVYSAESILGRKLPTISGGSTCTLKLIDDGEMPERVNQLRIGEAILFGINDVCGRDIPGTYKDVFTLEAEVVEVKRKPSKPIGEVGFDAFGEVPHFEDRGIRKRAILALGKQDVIINGIKPRHAGMTIVGASSDHLILDVEDYEGTIGVGDVIPFDITYGGLLSVSTSPYVEKVIL from the coding sequence GGCATGGTATAGAGGTAGTGGCAGTCACCAAGGGATACTGTGCATTAAAGGACATCACAGATGTCATACTTAGTGCAGGAATTGAAAAGCTGGCTGATTCTAGGATTTTAAACATAAAGAGGATGAGGAATGAATGTATAAATAATTATATAATGCTCATAAGGATACCAATGCTGTCAGAGATAGCTGATGTTGTCAGATATGCCGACAGTGTGCTGGTATCTGAGATGGATACCTTGAGATCCATATCGGAGGAGTGTGTAAGGCAGGGTAGGTGGATTGAGATAATAATAATGGTGGATGTAGGAGACCTGAGGGAGGGTATAATGCCTGAGGATGTGGCTGATTTTGTGAAAGAAGCCAGTAAATTGCGCAGAATAAACATCGCCGGCCTGGCCACCAATGTGGGCTGTATAGGTGGAACAATGCCGGATAAGGATAATATCAGCAGGTTTATAGAGGCTGTGTATTCGGCCGAGTCGATACTTGGCAGAAAGCTTCCCACTATATCGGGTGGTTCAACATGCACACTGAAGCTCATAGATGACGGTGAAATGCCTGAAAGGGTAAACCAGCTTCGTATAGGAGAGGCCATATTGTTTGGCATAAATGACGTGTGCGGCAGGGATATACCTGGCACCTACAAGGATGTGTTTACGTTAGAAGCAGAGGTGGTTGAGGTGAAGAGAAAACCCTCGAAACCTATAGGTGAGGTCGGTTTTGATGCCTTTGGGGAGGTGCCCCACTTTGAGGACAGGGGTATAAGGAAAAGGGCCATTTTGGCCCTTGGAAAGCAGGATGTGATAATAAACGGCATAAAGCCGAGACATGCGGGGATGACCATAGTTGGAGCGTCCAGCGACCATCTCATACTGGACGTGGAGGACTATGAAGGTACCATTGGAGTTGGAGATGTGATACCTTTTGATATTACCTATGGCGGGCTTTTGAGTGTCTCTACCTCTCCCTATGTTGAAAAGGTTATTCTTTAA